One window of the Terriglobia bacterium genome contains the following:
- a CDS encoding glycosyl hydrolase, whose amino-acid sequence MITRRHTIATLLLVSATLVSSAAAAAQPYPPSLYSGMKWRGIGPYRGGRVIAVAGVPGQPNVFYFGAVAGGVWKSIDAGATWTPLTDGTPIASVGALAVAPSDPNVIYVGTGEACIRGNTTNGNGVYRSTDGGRTWFDLGLDDTRQIGSVIVDPTNPDVVFVAALGHAFGPNEERGVFRTRDGGRTWEKVLYKDADTGAIQVIFDPSNPRVLFAALWQVRRQPWTFASGGPGSGLYRSIDGGTTWKRLEGHGLPGGFLGRITVAISKADSSRVYAMVEAEAGGLFRSDDGGDTWRRINDDERIRQRAWYFSHVWADPESADTVYFANTGLYRSVDGGKTLALLPARHGDHHGLWIDPTDPRRMINGSDGGASVTVDGGQTWTSVLNQPTAQFYHVTADDRFPYYVYGAQQDNSTIAIATRSDYGILTERDWYEVGGGESGYIAPDPRDPEIVYAGTESSFVTRFDRRTEQAQVLGPWPLDTSGRGAGELTHRFNWTSPVMVSKHDPKQLYVGAEVLFRSEDGGMSWKIVSPDLTRDDKSKQKPSGGPIQLDITSVEYYDTIFTVAESPVTAGVIWVGTDDGRVHVTRDGAKTWSSVIPSDLPEWSTISLIDPSPFDAGTAYVAVDRHKLDDIAPYAWRTTDYGRTWTRIDRGIPVGAFVHVVREDPKRRGLLYAGTETGVFVSFDDGARWQPLQLNLPVTPVHDLVVHGDDLVAATHGRSFWILDDLEPLRQLDARAAEAKVLLYRPQAALRLHYPEGFDRRRPAGQNPPPGALLDYFLKAVPKGPLSITILDGLGRVVRTLTSEPPTIGDQPPEWPDLEKPPDALPKEAGHNRFAWDLRTDPPVQVPGAFYGGFPPRGPLVLPGKYTVRLAVDGETQEQPLEVRPDPRAKATETELERQFELGIKVRDRFTDLHRGINRLRDDTRRHAIRKNAYKLGREMIWSNVAQLYMRSFELSRIEGTARSRKSLAAKTLDQKPRELPELKLNHLLRMTDSTGLFQHAIFSIPNFSEGYCTDDNARAFILAVLLSELGEEPGIVRTLATTYAAFLHHAFDRKLKRFHNHLSFDRRWLDDQGSEDCQARVLWALGVGVGRSPYGSFQIMAGQLFALALPALTEFNSPRAWAFALLGIHEYMRRLSGDSLVNQTRETLTSRLMDLFERTARPDWCWFEEDLSYDNAKLAHALILSGHATGHQAVFERGLQALGWLVELQTSEKGHFRPIGTNGFYRRGGTRANFDQQPIEAQATISACLEAYRATSDFRWYEQAQRAFDWFIGWNDLGLELYSSTSGGCRDGLHVDRVNGNQGAESTLAFLLSLAEMRLAQNMLASFREPIAVEA is encoded by the coding sequence ATGATCACGCGTCGCCACACGATTGCCACACTGCTGCTCGTCTCCGCCACGCTCGTCTCGTCCGCCGCGGCCGCCGCGCAGCCCTACCCGCCGTCGCTGTATTCGGGCATGAAATGGCGCGGAATCGGTCCTTACCGCGGCGGGCGGGTGATCGCGGTCGCCGGCGTGCCCGGGCAGCCGAACGTGTTCTACTTCGGCGCGGTCGCCGGGGGCGTGTGGAAGTCCATCGACGCCGGGGCCACCTGGACCCCGCTGACCGACGGCACGCCCATCGCGTCCGTGGGCGCGCTCGCCGTCGCCCCGTCCGACCCGAACGTGATCTACGTCGGCACCGGCGAGGCCTGCATCCGCGGCAACACGACGAACGGGAACGGGGTGTACAGGTCCACCGACGGCGGGCGGACCTGGTTCGACCTGGGCCTCGACGACACGCGGCAGATCGGCAGCGTGATCGTGGACCCGACGAACCCCGACGTGGTGTTCGTCGCGGCGCTCGGCCACGCGTTCGGCCCCAACGAGGAGCGAGGCGTCTTCCGCACCCGGGACGGGGGGAGGACCTGGGAGAAGGTGCTCTACAAGGACGCCGACACCGGCGCGATCCAGGTGATCTTCGACCCGTCGAACCCGCGGGTGCTGTTCGCGGCGCTCTGGCAGGTGCGGCGGCAGCCCTGGACTTTCGCCAGCGGCGGCCCGGGAAGCGGCCTCTACCGCTCCATCGACGGCGGCACGACCTGGAAGCGGCTCGAGGGGCACGGCCTCCCGGGCGGCTTCCTCGGACGGATCACGGTGGCCATCTCGAAGGCCGACTCGAGCCGGGTGTACGCGATGGTCGAGGCGGAGGCCGGCGGGCTCTTCCGCTCCGACGACGGCGGCGACACCTGGCGGCGGATCAACGACGACGAGAGGATCCGGCAGCGCGCCTGGTATTTCAGCCACGTCTGGGCCGACCCTGAGAGCGCGGACACGGTCTACTTCGCCAACACCGGCCTCTATCGCTCGGTGGACGGCGGGAAGACGCTCGCCCTGCTCCCGGCGCGGCACGGCGACCACCACGGGCTCTGGATCGACCCCACCGACCCGCGCCGCATGATCAACGGCAGCGACGGCGGGGCCTCGGTGACCGTGGACGGCGGGCAGACGTGGACTTCGGTCCTGAACCAGCCGACCGCACAGTTCTACCACGTGACCGCGGACGATCGGTTCCCCTACTACGTCTACGGCGCGCAGCAGGACAACTCGACCATCGCCATCGCGACGCGCTCCGACTACGGCATCCTCACGGAGCGCGACTGGTACGAGGTCGGCGGAGGGGAGAGCGGGTACATCGCCCCCGACCCCCGGGACCCCGAGATCGTGTACGCGGGGACCGAGTCGAGCTTCGTCACGCGCTTCGACCGGAGGACCGAGCAGGCGCAGGTCTTGGGACCTTGGCCGCTCGATACCTCCGGGCGCGGCGCGGGGGAGCTCACGCACCGGTTCAACTGGACGTCGCCGGTGATGGTCTCGAAGCACGACCCGAAGCAGCTCTACGTCGGGGCGGAGGTCCTCTTCCGCAGCGAGGACGGTGGGATGTCCTGGAAGATCGTCAGCCCCGATCTGACGCGAGACGACAAGAGCAAGCAGAAGCCGTCGGGCGGGCCGATCCAGCTCGACATCACGTCGGTCGAGTACTACGACACGATCTTCACCGTCGCCGAGTCGCCGGTGACGGCCGGCGTGATCTGGGTCGGGACGGACGACGGCCGCGTCCACGTGACCCGGGACGGCGCGAAGACGTGGAGCAGCGTGATCCCCTCCGACCTCCCCGAGTGGAGCACGATCAGCCTCATCGACCCGTCGCCCTTCGACGCGGGGACGGCGTACGTCGCGGTGGACCGCCACAAGCTCGACGACATCGCTCCGTACGCGTGGAGGACCACGGACTACGGGAGGACCTGGACCCGGATCGACCGGGGGATCCCGGTGGGCGCCTTCGTCCACGTCGTCCGGGAGGACCCGAAGCGAAGGGGGCTCCTGTACGCGGGGACCGAGACCGGCGTCTTCGTCTCGTTCGACGACGGCGCCCGGTGGCAGCCGCTCCAGCTCAACCTGCCGGTGACGCCGGTGCACGACCTCGTGGTGCACGGCGACGATCTCGTCGCCGCGACCCACGGGCGGTCGTTCTGGATCCTCGACGATCTCGAGCCGCTGCGGCAGCTCGATGCCCGCGCCGCCGAGGCGAAAGTCCTCCTCTACCGGCCGCAGGCCGCGCTCAGGCTCCACTACCCGGAAGGGTTCGACCGGCGCCGGCCCGCCGGCCAGAACCCGCCGCCGGGCGCGCTGCTCGACTACTTTCTCAAGGCGGTCCCGAAGGGGCCCCTCTCGATCACGATCCTGGACGGACTGGGCCGCGTGGTCCGGACGCTCACGAGCGAGCCCCCGACCATCGGCGATCAGCCGCCGGAGTGGCCCGACCTGGAGAAGCCGCCGGACGCGCTGCCCAAGGAGGCCGGCCACAACCGCTTCGCGTGGGACCTTCGAACCGACCCTCCGGTCCAGGTGCCGGGGGCGTTCTACGGCGGATTCCCGCCCCGGGGGCCGCTGGTCCTTCCCGGAAAGTACACGGTTCGGCTCGCGGTGGACGGCGAGACCCAGGAGCAGCCCCTCGAGGTTCGGCCCGACCCGAGGGCGAAAGCGACCGAGACCGAGCTCGAGAGGCAGTTCGAGCTGGGGATCAAGGTGCGCGACCGGTTCACCGACCTGCACCGCGGGATCAACCGGCTGCGCGACGACACCCGTCGGCATGCCATTCGCAAGAATGCCTACAAATTAGGCCGTGAGATGATCTGGAGCAACGTGGCACAGCTATATATGCGTTCCTTCGAGCTGTCACGGATCGAGGGGACGGCGCGGTCTCGAAAATCTCTGGCAGCGAAGACGCTCGACCAAAAGCCGCGGGAGCTCCCGGAGTTGAAGCTAAATCATCTCTTGCGGATGACCGATTCGACCGGACTCTTTCAACATGCGATTTTTAGCATCCCGAATTTTTCGGAGGGCTACTGTACGGATGATAACGCTCGGGCATTTATACTGGCGGTGTTGCTTAGTGAATTGGGAGAGGAGCCAGGGATCGTGCGGACACTGGCCACAACTTACGCGGCGTTCTTGCACCACGCTTTTGATCGGAAACTGAAACGCTTCCACAACCACCTGAGTTTCGATCGCCGCTGGCTCGATGACCAAGGCTCGGAGGATTGTCAGGCCCGAGTGCTCTGGGCGCTGGGTGTAGGGGTGGGACGTTCGCCCTATGGGAGCTTCCAGATCATGGCTGGACAACTCTTCGCGCTAGCACTGCCAGCGCTGACGGAGTTCAATTCGCCGCGGGCGTGGGCATTCGCTCTCCTCGGCATTCATGAGTACATGCGTCGGCTCAGTGGTGACAGCCTGGTCAACCAAACCCGTGAGACACTCACTTCCCGGCTCATGGACCTCTTCGAAAGGACCGCCCGGCCCGACTGGTGCTGGTTTGAGGAGGACCTGAGTTACGATAACGCGAAGCTCGCACACGCCCTAATTCTCAGCGGACACGCCACAGGACATCAAGCGGTGTTTGAACGTGGCCTACAGGCCCTGGGCTGGCTCGTGGAATTGCAGACCTCCGAGAAGGGCCACTTCCGGCCCATTGGCACCAACGGATTCTATCGGCGGGGCGGGACGCGTGCCAACTTCGACCAGCAGCCCATCGAGGCGCAAGCAACGATTTCAGCCTGTCTTGAAGCTTATCGCGCCACATCGGACTTTCGGTGGTACGAGCAGGCGCAACGTGCCTTCGACTGGTTCATCGGCTGGAACGATCTCGGATTAGAGCTTTACTCTTCCACGTCTGGCGGCTGCCGCGATGGGTTGCACGTGGATCGGGTCAACGGGAACCAGGGAGCGGAATCAACCCTGGCCTTTTTGCTTTCGTTGGCGGAAATGCGCTTGGCG